One genomic region from Cydia amplana chromosome Z, ilCydAmpl1.1, whole genome shotgun sequence encodes:
- the LOC134661702 gene encoding uncharacterized protein LOC134661702: MALCLRTFSHKIAPINGIVSTKNHSSRLSRKIPVRAHFLEDFLHRRRISSCPVPSRCAVDSNIDNVYIHELTTAASPRGYREERPDRDVYNRLSCYKDGIAVRSLGLTSDDYVEKTLPFEFDTHDSIRNIDLSKFEDIESLQPTCLSAFEYNAVYSTGGTPAPAPSELDREGKPSEEQLAKVFHVLSETMPKLFIKPLDYSIYHPNLIFVNNIRGMTTVGLIHYVKQIALLRTVGHLKFAYVRFEVMKITQHPEDSTVKMRWRVRGISGFKVFFMFWKYKLWNMKEAFADQELWYDGFSTFYVGGDGLIQKHVADKVMPDQDTIIDDEEKAPIAAKIALLIGLIPRNYLSDVSPYFTASPGTDELTALPFKTVE, encoded by the exons ATGGCGCTATGCTTGCGCACGTTTTCCCACAAAATCGCACCTATAAACGGTATTGTTTCCACAAAAAATCATTCCAGCCGATTGTCTAGAAAAATCCCAGTGCGGGCTCACTTTCTGGAAGAT TTCCTCCATCGCCGGCGCATCTCGAGTTGTCCAGTGCCGTCAAGATGTGCCGTAGACTCGAACATAGACAATGTTTACATTCACGAACTGACCACGGCGGCATCGCCTCGAGGTTATCGCGAGGAGCGGCCCGACCGGGATGTGTACAACCGACTGAGCTGCTATAAAGACGGCATAGCCGTGAGGTCGTTGGGGCTGACGTCGGACGACTATGTGGAGAAGACCTTACCTTTTGAGTTTGACACACATGATAGTATTAGAAATATAGATTTATCCAAATTTGAAGATATAGAG TCACTGCAACCAACTTGCCTCTCCGCCTTCGAGTACAATGCTGTGTACAGCACGGGAGGCACCCCAGCCCCCGCACCCTCCGAACTAGACAGAGAAGGGAAGCCCAGTGAGGAGCAGCTCGCTAAGGTGTTCCATGTGCTGTCGGAGACT ATGCCCAAACTCTTCATCAAGCCGCTGGACTACTCCATATACCATCCCAATCTGATTTTTGTCAACAACATCAGAGGAATGACCACTGT TGGTCTAATACACTATGTTAAACAAATCGCGCTGCTGCGTACCGTGGGGCATCTCAAGTTCGCGTACGTGCGCTTCGAAGTGATGAAGATCACCCAGCACCCGGAGGACTCTACTGTCAA GATGAGGTGGCGCGTGCGCGGCATCTCCGGGTTCAAAGTGTTCTTCATGTTCTGGAAGTACAAGCTGTGGAACATGAAGGAGGCCTTCGCTGATCAAGAGCT ATGGTACGACGGCTTCTCCACATTCTACGTCGGAGGCGACGGGCTCATCCAGAAACACGTTGCTGATAAG GTAATGCCAGACCAGGACACGATAATAGACGACGAAGAGAAAGCACCAATAGCAGCCAAGATCGCCCTCCTGATAGGCCTCATACCGCGCAACTACCTGTCAGACGTCTCCCCATACTTCACGGCGTCGCCCGGCACAGACGAACTCACCGCGCTGCCGTTTAAGACGGTCGAGTGA
- the LOC134660729 gene encoding iron-sulfur cluster transfer protein NUBPL, which yields MIVQRVFQRLHGQLLICNTYSSLSSFSQIRLKHSKTDLEQHKAKVMARGLPEKKALPGVKSIILVASGKGGVGKTTTAVNLACAMKVIEPDKDIGLLDADVFGPSVPLMMNISGEPMLNDDHLIEPLLNYGVKCMSMGLLVAGENAVVWRGLMVMQALERLTRHVAWGPLDVLVVDTPPGTGDTHLSLAQNLPIDGALIVTTPQSAALQVTKRGVNMLEKLKVPIIGMVENMSHAICSKCGERNYIFGNETKKTAQDMGLEIIESFEVDQNMSECINSGKPAIYALPDSIHAEKYRRLANKVFKYVETRKEKAEAEQ from the exons ATGATCGTGCAACGAGTTTTCCAGCGATTACACGGGCAACTATTGATCTGCAATACCTACAGC TCTCTCTCCAGCTTCAGCCAAATACGTCTGAAGCACAGCAAGACTGATCTGGAACAGCACAAGGCTAAGGTGATGGCGCGGGGGCTTCCGGAGAAGAAGGCTCTGCCCGGCGTGAAGAGCATCATCCTGGTGGCCTCGGGGAAGGGTGGTGTTGGGAAAACTACCACTGCTG TGAATCTCGCGTGCGCAATGAAAGTGATAGAGCCGGACAAGGACATAGGGCTCCTGGACGCGGACGTGTTCGGCCCCTCGGTGCCGCTCATGATGAACATCAGCGGCGAGCCCATGCTCAACGACGACCATCTCATCGAGCCGCTGCTCAACTACGGAGTCAAATG CATGTCAATGGGGCTGCTAGTTGCCGGTGAGAACGCGGTAGTATGGCGCGGGCTGATGGTGATGCAGGCTTTAGAACGCCTCACTCGGCACGTGGCGTGGGGCCCGCTCGACGTGCTGGTGGTCGACACCCCGCCCGGCACTGGCGACACGCACCTGTCGCTGGCACAGAACCTGCCCATTGATG GTGCCCTAATAGTAACCACGCCGCAATCCGCCGCCCTCCAAGTCACAAAACGCGGCGTGAACATGCTCGAAAAACTCAAAGTCCCCATCATAGGCATGGTCGAGAACATGTCCCACGCGATATGCTCCAAATGCGGCGAGAGAAACTACATATTCGGCAACGAGACCAAAAAAACAGCCCAAGACATGGGCCTCGAGATAATTGAAAGTTTCGAAGTCGACCAGAACATGTCGGAGTGTATCAACAGTGGAAAACCTGCCATATACGCACTCCCTGATAGCATACACGCAGAGAAGTACAGGCGGCTAGCGAATAAGGTGTTTAAATATGTGGAAACTAGGAAGGAGAAGGCTGAGGCTGAGCAATAG
- the LOC134661579 gene encoding surfeit locus protein 4 homolog: MQIPNEYVSTAEDVADQVIRKGKNVLPTVARLCLISTFLEDGLRMWFQWSEQRDYMDMSWGCGKFLATMFVIINLLGQIGGCVMVLGRLKVDIACGVLFFIVVLQTFAYSILWDMQFLLRNLALIGALLLVLAEARAEGRSLFAGVPSLGENKPKTYLQLAGRILLAFMFITLLRFEVSFVQIIQDILGSILMVLVTIGYRTKLSALMLVLVLTVLNLYHNAWWAVPSYKPLRDFLKYDFFQTLSVIGGLLMIVYLGPGGVSMDEHKKKW, translated from the exons ATGCAAATTCCAAATGAATACGTTTCTACTGCGGAAGATGTTGCAGATCAG GTGATACGCAAAGGCAAAAATGTCCTGCCCACGGTGGCGAGGCTGTGCCTCATCAGCACCTTCCTCGAGGACGGCCTCCGCATGTGGTTCCAGTGGTCGGAGCAGAGGGACTACATGGACATGTCGTGGGGCTGCGGCAAGTTCCTCGCTACCATGTTTGTG ATTATAAATCTGCTGGGTCAGATCGGAGGATGCGTAATGGTGCTCGGGAGGCTGAAGGTGGACATCGCTTGCGGTGTGCTCTTCTTCATTGTAGTTCTTCAG ACATTCGCCTACAGCATACTATGGGACATGCAATTCCTGCTCCGTAACCTCGCCCTCATCGGCGCCCTGTTACTAGTGCTCGCAGAGGCCCGCGCCGAAGGCCGCAGCCTGTTCGCCGGCGTGCCGTCCCTGGGAGAGAACAAGCCGAAGACGTACCTCCAGCTCGCTGGGAGGATCCTGCTCGCGTTCATGTTCATCACGCTGCTGCGGTTCGAGGTGTCATTCGTACAG ATAATCCAAGACATCCTCGGCAGCATCCTTATGGTCCTGGTAACGATCGGGTACCGTACCAAGTTGTCTGCACTCATGCTCGTGTTGGTCCTCACCGTGCTCAACCTGTACCACAACGCGTGGTGGGCGGTGCCGAGCTACAAGCCGCTCAGGGACTTCCTTAAATACGACTTCTTCCAG ACGCTATCGGTGATCGGCGGTCTGCTCATGATCGTCTATTTGGGCCCCGGCGGCGTGAGCATGGACGAACACAAGAAAAAGTGGTAG
- the LOC134660772 gene encoding ubiquitin-like protein 5, translating into MLEVTCNDRLGKKVRVKCNPDDTVGDLKKLIAAQTGTRYDKIVLKKWYTVFKDHIKLSDYEIHDGMNLELYYQ; encoded by the exons ATGCTAGAAGTAACTTGCAACGATCGTCTAGGGAAGAAGGTGAGGGTGAAATGCAATCCCGACGACACCGTCGGGGACCTCAAGAAGCTGATTGCCGCGCAGACCGGCACGAGATACGACAAGATAGTTCTGAAGAAATGGTACACCGTGTTCAAAGACCACATCAAACTATCGGATT ATGAAATCCACGACGGGATGAACCTGGAGCTCTACTACCAATAA
- the LOC134660979 gene encoding pre-mRNA-splicing factor 38B-like gives MSETEDQQQKAAKTSKQHNVLPIWGSQETMNLNHLILANIQGSSYFKVHLFKLKTYHEVVDEIYYQVKHLEPWERGSRKTAGQTGMCGGVRGVGAGGIVSTAFCLLYKLYTLRLTRKQVNGLLQHTDSPYIRALGFMYIRYTQPPADLFDWYAEYFDDEEEIDPRAGGGGTTTIGALVRQMLIKLDWFNTLFPRIPVSIQKQIELKLGEHNRNTAPAKPVARAYNPGRAEPDRRDHDDRDRRDYGDDRYQREPPKRDDRSRERDRERDRDRDRRDRDRDRDRRDRDRDRDRRDRDRHRSRSRDRRHR, from the exons ATGTCTGAAACTGAAG ATCAACAGCAAAAGGCTGCGAAGACGAGCAAACAGCACAACGTACTACCAATATGGGGTAGTCAGGAAACCATGAATTTGAACCATTTAATATTAGCTAATATTCAAGGTTCGAGTTACTTCAAAG TTCACTTGTTCAAGCTGAAGACTTACCACGAGGTGGTGGACGAGATCTACTACCAGGTGAAGCACCTGGAGCCCTGGGAGCGGGGCAGCCGGAAGACCGCTGGCCAGACGGGCATGTGCGGCGGt GTCCGCGGCGTGGGCGCCGGCGGTATCGTCTCAACCGCCTTCTGTCTCCTATACAAGCTGTACACCCTGCGTCTGACCAGGAAGCAGGTGAACGGCCTGCTGCAGCATACAGACTCGCCGTACATTAGAGCGCTGG GCTTCATGTATATCCGCTACACGCAACCCCCGGCCGACCTATTCGACTGGTACGCCGAGTACTTCGACGACGAGGAGGAGATCGACCCtcgcgccggcggcggcggcaccaCGACCATAGGGGCCCTGGTCAGACAGATGCTTATCAAGCTTGACTGGTTTAACACGCTTTTCCCGAGGATACCGGTGTCTATACAGAAGCAGATTGAGCTCAA GTTAGGAGAACACAACAGGAACACAGCGCCAGCCAAGCCGGTGGCGCGGGCCTACAACCCGGGCAGGGCGGAGCCCGACCGGCGCGACCACGACGACCGCGACCGCCGGGATTACGGCGACGACAGGTACC AACGGGAGCCTCCAAAGCGCGACGACAGATCGCGCGAACGCGACCGCGAGAGGGATCGGGACCGCGACCGGCGCGACCGCGACAGGGACCGAGACCGTCGCGACCGCGACAGGGACCGGGACCGCAGAGACCGCGACCGCCACCGGTCGCGGTCGCGCGACCGCAGACATAGATAA